The proteins below come from a single Dermatophilaceae bacterium Soc4.6 genomic window:
- a CDS encoding DUF6262 family protein: protein MRADNTTALTAASRHRAESARERARAAIHTLDHAGTPITYAAVAHTAGVSRTLLYRDPQLREQINRLRAPATRSPRQPAAQRMSQASRDEQLTTLRQELHTLRAENHALRLQLATRIGQDRTAGRDAPVSDM from the coding sequence ATGCGCGCTGACAACACCACAGCCCTCACTGCCGCGAGCCGGCACCGAGCCGAATCGGCTCGGGAGCGGGCCCGCGCGGCCATCCATACCCTCGACCACGCTGGCACCCCCATCACCTACGCCGCCGTCGCTCACACCGCCGGCGTCTCGCGGACCCTGCTCTATCGCGATCCCCAGCTCCGCGAGCAAATCAACCGGCTTCGAGCTCCCGCCACCCGCAGCCCCCGTCAACCCGCAGCCCAACGGATGAGCCAAGCCTCCCGCGACGAACAGCTGACCACCCTCCGCCAGGAACTCCACACCCTGCGAGCAGAGAACCACGCGCTCCGCCTGCAACTCGCCACCCGCATCGGGCAGGACCGCACCGCCGGCCGCGACGCCCCCGTCAGCGACATGTAG
- a CDS encoding tyrosine-type recombinase/integrase codes for MTIALHANRAGALSLLDKLGAAVRPEFAVDLIHIDPTHPVFARGQCRVTDCERGAWTKLLCNSHYGRWVHEGRHDLDLFAATTGPVVGGHSDRIDAFDLRGLPLQLRLEVAYSIQIRHDHRTIRLVPMMINRLVRLVSTARVDSLLDHGLERWTLLALEHGLTDTGGRAMGQLRFAWRQVLDLDEGIDAEAEFARDTWRAAALGARPSPKKVPPIRFDHIPQPWLREAIKRACRYRLGAGKAFGSVSIDERALRWFAGFLHHHHPDVDDASGISRQVLEHYLSWLTAAPQLSGNTTNTYLVILRSFLQACHRHDWMPGLSGHAALYLDELPPRPRPLPRFIPEFVMAQLEDPNNLALLPDETTRHLLILIQETGLRANDACLLEYNPVIVDSAGWPCLKYVNHKMSTEQLVPLSQRAADAVRAQQLHLSSRWPAGCPKLFPSPHANPDGAQPFSYATLRQRLADWQEKISLHDEAGQAVSVTAHQYRHTLGTRLINAGVPQHVVQKMLGHASPQMTARYATIHDATVRAAFDDYQQRRVDIHGDRLPFDPHGPSADAEWIKHNLARVQASLPNGYCGRPPQQDCPHPNACLTCPDFQTTTTFLPIHRRQHDDTLELIDLAEHRGNHRLADNHRKVADNLTRIISALETLETLGIHDAPAGQDTPDAR; via the coding sequence ATGACCATCGCGCTGCACGCCAACCGGGCTGGCGCGCTGAGCCTGCTGGACAAGCTGGGAGCGGCTGTCCGACCGGAGTTCGCGGTCGACCTGATCCACATCGATCCCACCCACCCCGTCTTCGCGCGCGGGCAGTGCCGCGTCACCGACTGCGAACGCGGCGCCTGGACCAAGTTGCTGTGCAACAGCCACTACGGACGGTGGGTCCACGAGGGCCGCCACGACCTGGACCTGTTCGCGGCCACGACCGGCCCGGTGGTCGGCGGTCACAGCGACCGGATCGACGCGTTCGATCTTCGCGGGTTGCCGTTGCAGCTGCGGTTGGAGGTGGCCTACTCCATTCAGATCCGCCACGATCATCGAACGATCCGCCTCGTCCCGATGATGATCAACCGCCTCGTGAGGCTGGTCAGTACCGCCAGGGTCGACTCGCTGCTGGACCACGGGCTGGAGCGCTGGACCTTGCTGGCCCTCGAGCACGGCCTGACCGACACCGGTGGCCGGGCGATGGGCCAGCTGCGTTTCGCGTGGCGGCAGGTGCTCGACCTGGACGAGGGCATCGACGCCGAGGCCGAGTTCGCTCGAGACACCTGGCGGGCAGCCGCACTCGGGGCGCGACCGTCGCCGAAGAAGGTCCCACCCATTCGGTTCGACCACATCCCACAACCGTGGCTGCGTGAGGCGATCAAGCGAGCCTGCCGCTACCGGCTCGGCGCCGGTAAAGCGTTCGGATCGGTCAGCATCGACGAGCGTGCCCTGCGCTGGTTCGCCGGGTTCCTGCATCACCATCACCCGGACGTCGATGATGCCAGCGGGATCAGCCGGCAGGTCCTGGAGCACTACCTGTCCTGGCTCACCGCGGCGCCGCAGTTGTCGGGCAACACGACGAACACCTACCTGGTCATCCTGCGCAGCTTCCTGCAGGCCTGCCACCGCCACGACTGGATGCCCGGCCTCTCCGGTCACGCCGCGCTGTACCTGGACGAGCTGCCACCGCGGCCGCGTCCCCTGCCACGGTTCATCCCCGAGTTCGTGATGGCCCAGCTCGAGGACCCCAACAACCTCGCCCTGCTCCCCGACGAGACCACCCGACACCTGCTGATCCTCATCCAGGAGACCGGCCTACGCGCCAATGACGCCTGCCTGCTCGAGTACAACCCCGTCATCGTCGACAGCGCCGGCTGGCCCTGCCTGAAGTACGTCAACCACAAGATGTCCACCGAGCAGCTCGTCCCGCTGTCGCAGCGGGCCGCCGACGCCGTCCGCGCCCAACAACTGCACCTGAGCAGCCGCTGGCCAGCCGGATGCCCGAAGCTGTTTCCCTCGCCTCACGCCAATCCCGATGGGGCCCAACCATTCTCCTACGCCACCCTGCGCCAGCGCCTAGCCGACTGGCAGGAGAAGATCAGTCTCCACGACGAAGCCGGCCAGGCCGTGTCCGTCACCGCGCACCAGTACCGTCACACCCTCGGGACCCGGTTGATCAACGCCGGTGTGCCGCAGCACGTCGTTCAGAAGATGCTCGGCCACGCCTCACCCCAGATGACCGCCCGGTACGCCACGATCCACGACGCCACCGTCCGCGCGGCCTTCGACGACTACCAGCAGCGGCGCGTGGACATCCACGGTGACCGCCTCCCGTTCGACCCCCACGGTCCCAGCGCCGACGCCGAGTGGATCAAGCACAACCTCGCCCGGGTGCAGGCCAGCCTGCCGAACGGCTACTGCGGACGACCACCGCAGCAGGACTGCCCACACCCCAACGCCTGCCTGACCTGCCCGGACTTCCAAACCACCACGACGTTCCTGCCGATCCACCGGCGCCAACACGACGACACCCTCGAACTGATCGACCTGGCCGAGCACCGCGGCAACCACCGGCTGGCCGACAACCACCGCAAGGTCGCCGACAACCTCACGAGGATCATCTCCGCGCTGGAAACCCTCGAGACCCTCGGGATCCATGACGCCCCAGCCGGACAGGACACCCCCGATGCGCGCTGA